In Primulina eburnea isolate SZY01 chromosome 3, ASM2296580v1, whole genome shotgun sequence, one DNA window encodes the following:
- the LOC140827969 gene encoding probable inactive receptor kinase At5g58300, whose amino-acid sequence MLSRALNPKHKRSPQAGECSLPSTFSVYGYEEFGLGYMDDVPLTSFEGFDIAYSCNSVSKKFSCNNTKNGNSSESMQMTLRQVLRASVGVMGESPLAMTEKVVLSGGIICAVKRFRRVVIRKSEFGRRIERVAQIGNQCQYLVPVSAYLYAKRIKFVVCSYYPMGSLADLLAGAREQGQTALQWKHRLKIIQCIAKSIGYIHSQNHPREKHLQVNVHGDIKSSNVMVDIDFTAHLSNYGFVQLAENVMNIDDPEQTVSLSPQPEQLYTEMMSRESDIHNFGVVLMDILGWPNKVSSMEEFRNNYFEFCVEGRDLKQAIKLYEIALGCTNSVADARPTIQHILSCLEDTYYIV is encoded by the exons atGTTATCCAGAGCTTTGAACCCTAAACATAAAAGAAGCCCTCAAGCCGGAGAATGTAGCCTCCCGTCCACGTTTTCTGTTTATGGGTACGAAGAGTTCGGGTTAGGTTACATGGATGACGTCCCATTAACCTCGTTCGAAGGATTCGACATTGCCTACAGTTGTAACTCTGTTAGCAAGAAGTTTAGTTGCAATAATACTAAAAACGGTAATAGTTCGGAGTCGATGCAGATGACACTTAGGCAGGTTTTGAGGGCTTCGGTTGGGGTTATGGGGGAAAGCCCATTAGCCATGACTGAAAAAGTAGTTCTCTCAGGAGGGATTATTTGTGCAGTGAAAAGGTTTAGGAGAGTTGTGATAAGAAAGAGTGAGTTCGGGAGGAGGATCGAAAGGGTGGCACAGATTGGGAATCAGTGTCAATATTTGGTGCCTGTTTCAGCTTATTTGTACGCAAAGAGGATCAAATTTGTGGTTTGTAGCTATTATCCTATGGGGAGTCTCGCTGATTTGCTTGCTG GAGCAAGGGAACAAGGCCAAACTGCCCTACAATGGAAGCATCGCCTCAAGATAATCCAATGCATTGCAAAATCAATTGGATACATCCACTCACAAAACCATCCGAGAGAAAAACACTTGCAAGTAAACGTCCACGGCGACATCAAGTCCTCCAATGTCATGGTCGACATCGACTTCACCGCCCATCTATCGAACTACGGTTTCGTCCAACTGGCAGAGAATGTCATGAACATCGACGACCCGGAGCAGACAGTGTCTCTGTCCCCACAACCAGAGCAGCTGTACACAGAAATGATGTCGCGGGAAAGCGATATACATAACTTTGGGGTTGTGCTGATGGATATCCTTGGATGGCCCAACAAGGTTTCATCGATGGAAGAATTTAGGAACAACTACTTTGAATTCTGCGTAGAGGGAAGAGATCTAAAGCAAGCAATCAAGCTTTACGAAATCGCCTTGGGATGTACAAATAGTGTGGCGGATGCCAGGCCTACTATACAACATATCCTTTCATGTCTAGAAGATACATATTATATAGTTTGA